A stretch of DNA from Roseovarius sp. W115:
GTCCTGCGCGCATCCCGGAAAATCCTCTGGCATCCAGGGCAGGCGCTCGTCGGCGTGGTAGATTTCTTGTGGCGTGAGCTTTGAGGGGTCATCCAGCAAGCTTGCATGAAAGTGGAGTTCATTTGGATAGCGGGTCGAGCTGTACGCCACCGACGCGCCACAGGTGCTGCAGAAATGGCGGAAATTTCCCGGAGAAGATTCGTAGACCGTTGGTGTTTCACCCGTCCAGCGCCAGTGCCCGTTGGGATGGCCGACAAATGTGACCAAGGGGGCTCCGGCGCTTCGTCTGCAACTGTCGCAGTGGCAATGGCCGACCCAGTTAGGAGGACCGGTCATCTCGAAGGTGATCTTGCGGCAAAGGCAATGGCCTTTGGTGCTCATGAGGCGACTCCTTCGGGTGCGCGAAGAGATCCGATGCGTGCGCGTGCCGAGTTTGAGCGCGGGGTCCAGAGCCCCCGGTCGATAGCCTCTTGCAGCCGCTCGGCGATCTCACGCAGGGCCGGTGCGTTGTGGTTTGCGATGAAGTCGCGCGTCTCTTCATCTTCCAGAAAGGCCGCTTCGACCATGTCGAAATGGTGGCCTTTCACAGCACCGGTCGTGGCGGCGAAGGCAAAGAGGTAATCAACGGTGGCGGCAATCTCGAAGGCGCCCTTGTAGCCGTGACGCTTGACCCCGTTGATCCATTTCGGATTCACCACGCGCGAGCGGACGACGCGCGCAATCTCATCATCCAGTGTGCGGATCACAGGGCGTTCGGGGCGGGAATGGTCATTGTGATAAATCGGGCGGTCTTGGCCTTGGAGGGTGGCGACGGCGGCGGCGGCCCCGCCTTCAAACTGATAATAATCATCGCTGTCCAGAAGGTCGTGTTCGCGGTTGTCCTGGTTTTGGACAATCGCTTCGGTTTGGCTCAGACGTGTTTCAAAACCGGCGCGATCCGGTGTGCCTTCTTCCTTGGCACCGTAGGCGTAAGAGCCCCATGTGAGATAGGCCTCTGCCAGATCCGCCTTGTTACCCCAGAGACGTTCGTCGATCATCGCCTGCAGGCCAGCGCCGTAGGCTCCCGGCTTGGAGCCATAGATACGCGATTGTGCCTCACCGGCGCGGGTGCGGGCGGCTGCGGGGTTTTGGTCTTCGCCCTCGTCCAGCGCTTGTACCGCACGCGCGGCACTGTCAAAAAGCGCGATGAGTTGCGGGAACGCATCGCGGAAAAAGCCGGAAATGCGCAGGGTCACATCCACACGCGGGCGGCCCAAGACGCTTTCTGGCAAGATCTCGAACCCGGTGACACGGCGGTTGGCGGCATCCCATTTGGGTTTCACGCCCAAAAGCGCCATGGCCTGTGCGATGTCGTCTCCGCCGGTGCGCATATTGGCCGTGCCCCAGGCGGTGATCAGCATTGTGCGTGGCCAATCTCCGTGGGTTTGCAGGTGTTTTTCGATCAGCAGGTTGGCGGATTTCCATCCCAGCGTCCAGGCGGTTGGCGTGGGCACGGCGCGGCTGTCGACGGAGTAAAAGTTCCGCCCTGTGGGCAGCGTGTCGAGACGGCCTCTTGTTGGGGCACCTGAGGGACCGGGTGGGATGGCCTGCCCATCCAGAGCTTTGAGCAGGTTTGCACCTTCCTCAGCACCGCACTGGCCCAAGCTGGGGCAGATGTGCTGCGCAATCTCCTGCATCACCGCTGCGGTGGCGGGCCCGGGGTGATGTGCCACGTCCTGAAATTGCTCAAGTGCCAGGAGCTCGAGCCGTTCAACCGTGTCGCCGTGGCTGCGCCAGGGTTCACCGCTTAGAGTTGCCAATGCCTTTGGTTTTGGTCCTGTCCAAGGAGCGGCCATGTCGCAATCCAGCGGATCGAAATCAAGTTCGAGGTCCTCTGCCATAGCCCGCAAGAGGGAGGCGTTTCCCCCTGTCCATCCCCGCGCGGGATGCGTGCCAAGGCAATGGTGAGGTCCAGAAACTGGCGCCCGGTTGGTGACTGGCCGAACACGTGCAACCCGTCGCGTATCTGTGCTTCTTTCAACTCACACAGATATGCGTCGAGCTTGGCCAGATCAGCGTCTTCATCTTCACCCTTGATACCGACATCCACGTCCAGACCGGTCGCAGAGGTCAGCGAAAGGATTTCACGACGAAGATGCGTGATACGGCGTGGATCGACGCCTGCGGCCTCGTAATACTCATCGACCAATGCTTCAAGATCGCGCAAAGGGCCATAGGTTTCTGCGCGGGTGAGCGGCGGGGTCAGGTGATCGACGATCACCGCCTGTGCGCGGCGCTTGGCCTGAGTGCCTTCTCCGGGGTCATTCACGATGAAGGGGTAGATATGTGGTGTGGGGCCGAAGATGGCCTCGGGCCAGCAGGTCTCAGAGAGCGCCAGCGCTTTGCCCGGAAGCCACTCCAGATTGCCGTGTTTGCCCATATGCACAATGGCCTGCGCGCCAAAATGGTGACGTATCCAGAAGTAGAAGGCGAGGTAGTTGTGCGGTGGGACAAGGTCAGGTGAGTGGTACGTATCGGTGGGATCAATATTGTACCCGCGAGCAGGTTGAATGCCGACAACCGCGTTGCCATAGGTCAGAACAGAGAGTTTGAACCCGCCTGCGGCGGGTGCCTCCGGCGGGGATATTTCCGGCAAGAAGAATGGGTCTTCTTCTGGCGTGCCCCAGCGATCGGTGATCTTTCCCTTGAGCGCCCAGGGCAGGGCGTTGAAATATTCGAGATACGTGTCGAGGGGGAGGGTTTCGCCGCCTGATTTATCGGCGCGATCTGTGAGCCAGTTCGTAGGGCCATTCATTATGGCCTGCATCAGTGTATCGCTATCCTCAGGGGCCTGGTCAATCTGGTAGCCTGCGTTCTTGAGCAGAGCCAATACGTGGACAGTGCCCGCAGGCGTATCCAAGCCCACGCCATTGGCGAGGCGCCCGTCCTTGTTCGGGTAGTTAGCAAGGACAAGTGCGACTTTACGGTCAGTGGCAGGGGTCTGGCGCA
This window harbors:
- a CDS encoding GFA family protein, with the translated sequence MSTKGHCLCRKITFEMTGPPNWVGHCHCDSCRRSAGAPLVTFVGHPNGHWRWTGETPTVYESSPGNFRHFCSTCGASVAYSSTRYPNELHFHASLLDDPSKLTPQEIYHADERLPWMPEDFPGCAQDKA